The following coding sequences lie in one Heyndrickxia oleronia genomic window:
- a CDS encoding dihydrolipoyl dehydrogenase family protein produces MVVGEIAQEKEVVVIGGGPGGYTAAIRAAQLGKDVLLIEQNHLGGVCLNEGCIPSKTFVHAAKQANRWGHLQEIGYQFEVNHFQFETYQSYKEKIVGQLRSGVEALCKANKIEVMYGHASFISENKLGIENGHHFEVVNFEQAIIATGAKPVYTLESETYQLNSRQLFNLQQLPKELILIGSNYIVLEAAFAYKALGTKVTLIMEEHKGFSFDQEIEKELRRQMKKRNITFYSGVKNVELAENENGVECSFVSEKNERTLISAELFYKEEEYVGNIEELGFERLGVSVDQQQFIICDDQGRTNIPNLFAVGDITGGPFFATKAIKQGKVTAEILCGKPSELDFTWMPEVIHTQPPIATVGMTEEAARSAGYSVITGTYPLLGNGYAMFSGNRDGLVKVIIEKESQRLLGMHMIGEGAIELISTAVISGEMVARDEDLIFPTYAHPSLNEGILEAMEDTLGIAIHKAPKKGKKVLNR; encoded by the coding sequence ATGGTCGTTGGAGAAATTGCCCAGGAAAAGGAAGTTGTTGTGATTGGCGGAGGACCAGGGGGATATACCGCAGCTATACGGGCTGCACAATTAGGAAAAGATGTATTGTTAATTGAACAAAATCACTTAGGTGGTGTGTGCTTAAATGAAGGATGTATTCCATCTAAGACATTTGTCCATGCTGCGAAACAGGCGAACAGATGGGGGCATTTACAAGAGATTGGTTATCAATTTGAAGTGAATCATTTTCAGTTTGAAACCTATCAATCTTATAAAGAAAAAATAGTGGGTCAGTTACGGTCGGGTGTTGAAGCATTATGTAAGGCGAACAAGATCGAAGTGATGTATGGTCATGCCTCATTCATTTCCGAAAATAAACTTGGAATTGAAAATGGGCATCATTTTGAAGTCGTTAATTTCGAACAGGCGATTATTGCAACAGGTGCAAAACCGGTATACACTCTGGAAAGTGAGACATATCAGCTAAATTCAAGGCAATTATTTAATTTGCAGCAATTGCCGAAAGAGCTTATTCTAATTGGTTCGAATTATATTGTTTTAGAGGCTGCCTTCGCCTATAAAGCATTAGGTACAAAAGTTACGTTAATAATGGAAGAGCATAAAGGATTCTCTTTCGATCAAGAAATAGAAAAAGAATTACGAAGGCAGATGAAAAAAAGAAATATTACTTTTTATTCTGGTGTGAAAAATGTGGAGCTGGCAGAAAACGAAAATGGCGTAGAATGTTCATTTGTCAGTGAAAAAAATGAGCGGACGCTCATTTCAGCAGAGCTGTTTTATAAGGAAGAAGAATATGTTGGGAATATAGAAGAATTGGGCTTTGAACGGTTAGGGGTCTCTGTCGATCAACAACAATTTATCATTTGCGATGATCAAGGACGAACCAATATACCAAATCTATTTGCCGTTGGAGATATAACAGGAGGACCATTTTTCGCAACAAAGGCCATCAAACAAGGAAAGGTTACTGCTGAAATCCTTTGTGGAAAGCCGAGCGAATTAGATTTCACCTGGATGCCCGAAGTCATTCACACTCAGCCACCGATTGCCACTGTAGGTATGACTGAAGAGGCAGCGAGGTCTGCAGGATATTCAGTAATAACAGGCACATACCCTCTTCTTGGAAATGGCTATGCCATGTTCTCAGGAAATCGGGACGGCTTAGTGAAGGTTATTATTGAAAAAGAATCCCAGCGCTTATTAGGTATGCATATGATCGGTGAAGGAGCGATTGAACTAATATCGACTGCAGTGATTAGTGGAGAAATGGTCGCAAGAGATGAAGATTTGATCTTCCCAACGTATGCGCACCCAAGCTTGAATGAAGGAATTCTGGAAGCGATGGAGGATACCTTAGGGATTGCAATTCATAAAGCTCCCAAAAAGGGGAAGAAGGTACTTAATAGATAG
- a CDS encoding alpha-ketoacid dehydrogenase subunit beta: MSTITAKTQKLSIVQAVTDGLRTVMKEQEEVLVLGEDVGKNGGVFRATEGLQEQFGPDRVIDTPLSESGIVGTAIGLAINGFLPVVEMQFLGFIYPAYEQIMTHATRIRMRTLSHFHVPLVIRAPYGAGVKAPEIHSDSVEALFTHMPGIKVVCPSNPYDAKGLLIASIDDPDPVLFLEPMRSYRAFKDEVPTDRYTVEIGKASLVEEGTDLTLIAWGAMVPLAVKAAQKVREQNIHCDVLDLRTLYPLDKEMIAESVQKTGRAVIVHEAHATSGLGTDIIALIQDTSFLYLKSPIQRVTGFDVPVPFYTLEQHYLPNEDQIIEAIHKAIQF, translated from the coding sequence ATGAGTACGATAACAGCAAAAACGCAAAAGCTATCCATTGTTCAAGCAGTCACAGACGGGCTCCGCACTGTTATGAAGGAACAAGAAGAAGTCCTTGTTTTAGGAGAAGATGTAGGGAAAAATGGTGGAGTATTTCGCGCCACCGAAGGACTTCAAGAACAGTTTGGTCCTGATCGGGTGATAGATACACCATTAAGTGAGTCGGGTATCGTAGGAACAGCCATTGGTCTCGCCATCAATGGATTTTTGCCGGTAGTAGAAATGCAATTTCTCGGATTTATCTATCCTGCCTATGAACAAATCATGACACACGCAACTCGGATACGAATGAGAACATTAAGTCATTTTCATGTTCCATTAGTTATTCGAGCACCATATGGGGCAGGTGTGAAAGCACCGGAAATTCATTCTGACAGTGTCGAGGCTTTGTTTACACATATGCCTGGAATAAAGGTTGTTTGTCCTTCCAATCCATATGATGCAAAAGGGCTTTTAATAGCGAGTATAGATGACCCAGACCCAGTTCTTTTTCTAGAGCCGATGCGATCTTATCGTGCCTTTAAAGATGAGGTTCCTACTGACAGATATACAGTCGAAATAGGAAAAGCGAGTCTAGTAGAGGAAGGAACAGATCTCACATTGATTGCTTGGGGAGCAATGGTGCCATTGGCTGTAAAGGCTGCACAAAAAGTAAGAGAGCAGAATATTCATTGTGATGTCCTTGACTTGCGAACATTGTATCCACTCGATAAAGAAATGATTGCAGAATCCGTACAAAAAACAGGTCGGGCTGTTATAGTGCATGAGGCTCATGCAACAAGCGGGTTAGGTACAGATATTATTGCACTGATTCAAGATACCTCATTTCTGTACTTGAAATCTCCTATTCAAAGAGTAACAGGATTTGATGTGCCTGTCCCATTTTACACATTAGAACAACACTATTTGCCAAATGAAGATCAAATTATTGAGGCGATTCATAAAGCAATTCAATTTTAA
- a CDS encoding dihydrolipoamide acetyltransferase family protein — translation MEVKLHDIGEGMTEGEILTYFVKVGDQVLPDQPLVEVQTDKMTAELPSPTAGTVKEILVTEGTNVEVGTTLLIIESSGTKPVQQKIENTSMNRNIMTIKKVDRENGPKRLILAAPYTRKIARELGIDIEDIHGTGPAGRVTDEDVYRYVNQPEPVEENKNDIQPTIAEVKEIPFNGRRKQIASLMSKSLYTIPHVTHFEEVDMTNLLDSKKQLNEAGVNISVAAFFIKAIQLSLAKYPIFNSVLDEEKGVIKLKKEYNIGIAVDAKEGLIVPVIRHVEQKTLSVIHAEMKDYIDKAQNNTLTKHDISDGTFTISNVGPLGGIGATPIINYPQTALIAFHKTKKKPVVVNDEIVIRSIMNLSMSFDHRVADGATAVGFTNYFVQLLEQPTRMLLELR, via the coding sequence ATCGAAGTAAAGCTTCATGATATCGGTGAAGGAATGACAGAAGGAGAGATATTAACATACTTTGTCAAGGTCGGCGATCAGGTACTACCGGATCAACCATTAGTTGAAGTTCAAACAGATAAAATGACCGCTGAGCTCCCATCGCCAACAGCGGGAACAGTTAAAGAAATTCTCGTCACTGAAGGAACAAATGTTGAGGTGGGGACGACATTACTAATCATTGAATCTTCAGGAACGAAACCGGTTCAACAAAAGATTGAAAACACTTCTATGAATAGAAACATTATGACGATAAAAAAAGTAGATCGTGAAAATGGTCCTAAGCGTTTGATATTAGCAGCACCATATACACGGAAAATTGCACGAGAATTAGGAATTGATATCGAGGACATTCATGGGACTGGGCCAGCAGGTAGAGTGACTGATGAGGATGTATATCGTTATGTCAATCAGCCGGAGCCGGTTGAGGAAAACAAAAATGATATACAACCAACTATAGCTGAAGTCAAAGAAATTCCTTTTAATGGTCGAAGGAAGCAAATTGCATCACTTATGAGTAAGTCTCTGTATACAATTCCCCACGTTACTCATTTTGAAGAGGTCGATATGACGAACTTATTAGACAGCAAAAAACAATTAAATGAAGCCGGGGTCAATATATCGGTGGCAGCCTTTTTTATTAAGGCCATTCAACTAAGCTTAGCTAAATATCCTATCTTCAATTCAGTATTAGATGAAGAAAAAGGAGTGATTAAGCTAAAAAAGGAATATAACATCGGTATTGCCGTTGATGCAAAAGAAGGTCTGATTGTACCAGTCATTCGTCATGTGGAGCAGAAAACATTGAGCGTTATTCATGCAGAAATGAAGGATTATATTGATAAGGCGCAAAATAATACACTTACAAAACATGATATTTCGGATGGGACTTTTACAATTAGTAATGTTGGTCCATTAGGAGGGATTGGTGCGACACCAATCATTAATTATCCTCAAACAGCATTAATTGCCTTCCATAAAACCAAAAAGAAACCAGTCGTCGTCAATGATGAAATTGTCATTAGAAGTATTATGAATCTTTCGATGTCCTTTGATCATCGGGTCGCCGATGGAGCGACAGCCGTTGGGTTCACCAATTATTTTGTTCAATTACTCGAGCAACCTACGAGAATGCTATTGGAGTTGAGATAA
- a CDS encoding FtsX-like permease family protein, with the protein MMFLKMVKNDFIRNKIATLAVFVFITLAVILAASSINNIANLIQSMKELQERAVPADITQMHSGEFDQLEIDRFTEGQRKNIAMQETMVLLTFDGSNIEFGENQTMADTVQDISFVVQNQQFDFILDLNNKKLAIKEGEVAVPIYFMQQYDLKIGETITVKNGNYKKSFVISDFARDYEMNSSLTSSKRFVLNQADYDEMRRMRAGELEYLIQFKLNENGDAQTVQTAYIEAGLPANGPTVGGKIFLLFNALSDTAVAMVIILISILLIIIASLCIRLTFLATIDEDLREIGVMKAIGISKKDIKKVYLNKYRVMSVIAGILGYLLSFATVNLFNSNMKLYLSSDLSGNLKYVLSLIAPIFVYFMIVMYCKKVLKRMDKISAVEAIRSDIMERGKNRKYRFSLLKNKVLSTNIYMGLRDVWKRFKIYRLLLFIFIVCTFIVILPLTMYNTMNSPTFSTYMGIGKSDMRIDLRRTDRITADFNKLQEELKNDSDIGKYAAYITSSYQIKNAEGSWDYINIETGDFSVFPLKYLEGRAPESEGEISLSYANASKDELNKKIGDQVTVKAGGTEKNLIVTGIYQDITNGGKTAKADTSFGINKDAVLWYIVSIDLIEGVDIPSKMAYYQNTYDSAQVNDIKEYTQQTLGNIIDQMSTIVVGAIIIAVIISVLITSLFLRMLLSKDMSQIAIMRCVGLTSKHICQQYMAGTMLVLVLGIIFGVIASNYLGELLVNMAMSSMGAAKIELVNIVWQTWLLCPLALIAIVGMTIYISCRIAIKEDLSVILRR; encoded by the coding sequence ATGATGTTTTTGAAAATGGTTAAAAATGATTTCATCAGAAACAAAATTGCCACGCTAGCAGTATTTGTTTTTATCACGCTGGCAGTGATATTGGCAGCCAGTTCCATCAATAATATTGCTAATTTAATTCAGTCGATGAAGGAACTGCAGGAACGCGCAGTACCAGCTGACATAACACAAATGCATTCCGGAGAATTTGACCAGCTAGAAATTGATCGATTTACAGAAGGACAACGTAAGAATATAGCGATGCAGGAAACGATGGTTCTTCTGACTTTTGATGGAAGTAATATTGAGTTTGGTGAAAACCAAACAATGGCTGACACAGTACAGGATATTTCCTTTGTTGTCCAGAATCAACAATTTGACTTTATATTGGATCTCAATAATAAAAAGTTGGCTATAAAGGAAGGGGAAGTGGCGGTTCCCATCTATTTCATGCAGCAATATGATTTAAAAATCGGTGAGACGATTACAGTAAAAAATGGAAATTATAAGAAGAGTTTTGTTATTTCAGATTTTGCAAGGGATTATGAAATGAACTCTTCTCTTACGTCTTCGAAACGGTTTGTTCTAAATCAGGCTGATTATGATGAAATGCGCAGAATGCGGGCAGGGGAACTGGAATATTTAATTCAATTCAAACTAAATGAAAATGGAGATGCGCAAACTGTACAGACAGCTTATATCGAAGCAGGTCTTCCGGCAAACGGTCCTACAGTCGGAGGGAAAATCTTTCTACTATTTAATGCTTTATCAGATACGGCCGTTGCAATGGTAATTATCCTTATCAGTATTCTCCTTATTATTATTGCTTCACTATGTATCAGACTTACCTTTTTAGCAACAATTGATGAAGACTTAAGAGAAATCGGAGTTATGAAAGCAATCGGAATATCGAAAAAGGATATTAAGAAAGTATATCTTAACAAATACAGAGTCATGTCAGTAATTGCTGGTATCCTAGGTTATCTCCTTTCCTTTGCTACGGTTAATCTGTTTAACAGTAATATGAAACTGTATTTGTCCTCGGATTTATCAGGAAACTTAAAATATGTACTATCTCTTATCGCTCCAATATTCGTCTATTTCATGATTGTGATGTACTGCAAAAAGGTACTGAAAAGAATGGATAAAATTTCTGCGGTGGAAGCAATACGTTCCGATATTATGGAGCGTGGAAAGAATCGAAAATACCGGTTTTCATTACTTAAGAATAAGGTTCTAAGTACTAACATTTACATGGGACTGAGGGATGTATGGAAGCGATTCAAAATATACCGTTTACTGTTATTCATATTTATTGTTTGTACATTTATAGTAATTCTTCCTTTAACTATGTATAACACTATGAACTCTCCAACGTTTTCTACCTATATGGGAATCGGAAAATCTGATATGAGAATCGATCTTCGAAGGACAGACCGTATTACAGCGGATTTTAACAAGTTGCAGGAAGAGCTGAAGAATGATTCTGACATTGGAAAATATGCAGCGTATATTACTAGCTCCTACCAGATTAAAAATGCAGAAGGCTCTTGGGATTATATTAATATTGAAACAGGGGATTTTTCTGTATTTCCATTAAAATATCTGGAAGGAAGAGCACCTGAAAGTGAAGGAGAGATCTCCCTTTCCTATGCAAATGCATCAAAAGACGAATTAAATAAGAAAATAGGAGACCAGGTAACAGTAAAAGCTGGAGGGACTGAAAAAAATTTAATAGTAACTGGTATTTATCAAGATATTACAAATGGAGGAAAAACAGCAAAAGCGGATACTAGTTTTGGTATAAATAAAGATGCTGTTCTGTGGTATATCGTAAGCATTGATCTAATCGAAGGCGTTGATATACCTAGTAAGATGGCATACTACCAGAATACGTATGATTCTGCGCAAGTGAATGATATCAAGGAATATACACAGCAAACTCTTGGAAATATCATAGATCAAATGAGTACGATTGTAGTAGGTGCAATCATTATTGCAGTCATCATTAGTGTATTAATTACCTCGTTATTTCTGCGTATGTTATTGTCCAAGGACATGTCTCAGATTGCCATTATGCGATGTGTTGGGCTAACTTCCAAACATATTTGTCAGCAATATATGGCAGGAACCATGTTGGTGCTAGTATTGGGAATCATCTTTGGGGTTATTGCCTCAAACTATTTAGGGGAGCTATTAGTAAACATGGCGATGTCCTCTATGGGTGCTGCAAAAATTGAATTGGTTAATATTGTCTGGCAGACTTGGTTGCTATGTCCGCTGGCACTGATTGCAATAGTGGGAATGACTATTTACATTTCCTGCAGGATAGCTATAAAAGAAGATTTATCTGTAATTTTAAGAAGATAG